A window of Rubricoccus marinus contains these coding sequences:
- a CDS encoding sensor histidine kinase: MAPRVSPDVPDLLAALDLQLRMEQAEAELRAVALGRPDPLALLEAGVRQLSGALGGRPTIAYVAGDDVLVRCATWPVDTASPVEMPLADALDSTQPTAVPPEAHGDLLEVLGTEAALRVPFEGAAEGVFVIAGADDEVTRASAARLVALFSTLWAWTESEARFQRTVADLEDALFTFSYDEDGERRYAFVTPQVEAMAGVEPRLLVNDEVSWEALVADVDAETFASHDERLRAGEPSRLDYRLRLADGSVRWVSERATPNIDAAGRFAVGGILSDVTERKDAETTLVRARRVAERAAQTRMAFLRTMSHELRTPLGAIRGFAEILEDEVRALDGAPPEVPEFARTIAEATDRALRLVSSLLDLSRLETNAIELASQALDLDALVAGVALRHAPEAEANGLAFTLERASGEAVVQGDPSRLEQVVDGLIANSVKFTERGEITVRVEPDINEVRVRVTDTGVGISEAFVDGLFEPFAQEDHRVNRKFEGSGLGLAIASGLVRAMGGRIEVVSEQGVGSTFSVAIPTPEAETPRRRADDAPGAGARSGSPAMRRKSERRV; the protein is encoded by the coding sequence ATGGCTCCCCGCGTCTCGCCCGATGTCCCCGACCTCCTCGCGGCCCTCGACCTCCAGCTCCGCATGGAGCAGGCCGAGGCGGAACTTCGCGCCGTCGCGCTCGGCCGGCCGGATCCTCTGGCGTTGCTCGAAGCCGGCGTGCGCCAACTCAGCGGCGCGCTCGGAGGGCGGCCGACCATCGCATATGTGGCCGGGGACGACGTTCTCGTGCGCTGCGCGACGTGGCCCGTCGACACGGCTTCGCCTGTCGAGATGCCTCTGGCGGACGCCCTGGACAGCACGCAGCCGACGGCGGTGCCGCCAGAGGCCCACGGAGACCTCTTGGAGGTGCTCGGGACGGAGGCGGCGCTCCGCGTGCCGTTCGAGGGGGCGGCCGAGGGCGTGTTCGTCATCGCCGGCGCGGACGACGAGGTCACGCGCGCGAGCGCGGCCCGCCTCGTGGCGCTGTTCAGCACGCTCTGGGCCTGGACCGAGTCCGAAGCCCGGTTCCAGCGCACCGTCGCGGACCTCGAGGACGCGCTCTTCACGTTCAGCTACGACGAGGACGGCGAGCGGCGCTACGCGTTTGTCACGCCGCAGGTGGAGGCGATGGCGGGCGTCGAGCCGCGCCTTCTGGTCAACGACGAGGTGAGCTGGGAGGCGCTCGTGGCCGACGTTGACGCCGAGACGTTCGCCTCGCACGACGAACGGCTCCGCGCCGGTGAGCCCAGCCGCTTGGACTACCGACTGCGCCTTGCCGACGGCTCCGTCCGCTGGGTGAGCGAGCGCGCCACGCCCAACATCGATGCCGCCGGGCGCTTCGCCGTCGGCGGCATCCTCTCCGACGTGACTGAGCGGAAAGACGCCGAGACGACGCTCGTCCGCGCTCGCCGCGTCGCGGAGCGCGCCGCCCAAACCCGCATGGCGTTTCTCCGCACGATGAGCCACGAGCTCCGCACGCCGCTCGGCGCCATCCGCGGGTTCGCGGAGATCCTCGAAGACGAGGTCCGCGCCCTGGACGGCGCCCCGCCAGAGGTCCCGGAGTTCGCCCGCACCATCGCCGAGGCCACCGACCGCGCGCTCCGCCTCGTCTCCAGCCTGCTCGATCTCTCGCGCTTGGAGACCAACGCCATCGAACTCGCCTCGCAGGCCTTGGACCTCGACGCGCTCGTCGCCGGCGTGGCCCTGCGCCACGCGCCAGAGGCGGAGGCCAACGGGCTCGCGTTCACGCTGGAGCGGGCCTCTGGGGAAGCCGTGGTCCAGGGCGACCCGTCGCGGCTGGAGCAGGTCGTGGACGGGCTGATCGCCAACTCGGTCAAGTTCACTGAGCGCGGCGAGATCACCGTCCGGGTGGAGCCCGACATCAACGAGGTGCGCGTGCGGGTGACCGATACCGGCGTGGGCATCAGCGAGGCGTTCGTGGACGGGCTGTTCGAGCCGTTCGCGCAGGAGGACCACCGCGTCAACCGCAAGTTCGAAGGCTCCGGCCTGGGGCTGGCCATCGCGAGCGGGCTGGTCCGCGCGATGGGCGGCCGCATCGAGGTCGTGAGCGAGCAGGGCGTTGGCTCCACCTTCTCGGTCGCCATCCCGACGCCAGAGGCCGAGACGCCCCGCCGCCGCGCGGACGACGCTCCGGGCGCGGGGGCTCGCTCGGGCAGCCCGGCGATGCGCCGTAAATCGGAGCGGCGGGTGTGA
- a CDS encoding Rad52/Rad22 family DNA repair protein yields MSIDWNHLSAPFAPEDVEWKPGATTRDKKKGLAMAYITARAVQERLDEVFTPGGWKNEFRAGPDGGVICRIYFKTGHVDASGEAEWAWREDGADNTDVEAVKGGLSNAMKRTGAALGIGRYLYKLPSQWVPLDDRGRFAQTPRIPREYLPASGGSQRSSGSQTSSSPNGPSGVGQSRESESRPQRPASQAQPERPRPAPEASRDEPARSPRPTSERPADPRGGNRPQAGQKKVIRRVGGQNRSDARSNAGGDGATRPPAPPRPF; encoded by the coding sequence ATGAGCATCGACTGGAACCACCTCTCCGCCCCCTTCGCGCCCGAGGACGTGGAGTGGAAGCCCGGCGCCACCACCCGCGACAAAAAGAAAGGCCTCGCGATGGCCTACATCACCGCCCGCGCCGTGCAGGAACGGCTGGACGAGGTGTTCACGCCCGGTGGCTGGAAAAACGAGTTCCGCGCGGGGCCTGATGGTGGCGTGATCTGCCGCATCTATTTCAAGACCGGCCACGTGGACGCCTCTGGCGAAGCCGAGTGGGCGTGGCGTGAGGACGGCGCGGACAACACCGACGTAGAGGCCGTCAAAGGCGGGCTCTCCAACGCGATGAAGCGTACCGGCGCCGCCCTCGGCATTGGCCGCTACCTCTACAAGCTGCCGTCCCAGTGGGTGCCGCTGGACGACCGCGGCCGGTTCGCGCAGACGCCGCGCATCCCGCGCGAGTACCTCCCCGCCTCTGGCGGCTCGCAGCGCTCGAGCGGTTCCCAGACCAGCTCCTCCCCAAACGGCCCGTCAGGCGTCGGGCAGTCCCGGGAGTCCGAGTCCCGCCCGCAGCGGCCCGCGTCCCAGGCGCAGCCCGAGCGCCCTCGACCGGCGCCAGAGGCCTCGCGGGATGAACCGGCCCGCTCCCCGCGCCCGACTTCTGAGCGCCCGGCCGACCCGCGCGGGGGCAACCGGCCACAAGCGGGCCAGAAGAAGGTGATCCGCCGCGTCGGGGGGCAGAACCGTTCGGATGCCCGGAGCAACGCCGGCGGCGACGGCGCTACGCGTCCCCCCGCGCCACCGCGGCCGTTCTAA
- a CDS encoding metal-dependent hydrolase: MTATYYGHSAVQIDTGETTLLFDPFITGNPHTEGVVAADDLSPDALLLTHAHFDHYGDTESILKRTGATLVCQFEIMVYVQKQIGHKAVQPMNTGGTASLGWGRVTNTYARHSSSFEDGTYGGLAGGFVVETGDKTIYHAGDTAIFSEMAEIGERFDIDLAFLPVGDVLTMGVDDAVKAAQMLKPKMTVPLHWGTLPFLTGDPDDFVRKMMSAGLEARKLSPGETLEF; encoded by the coding sequence ATGACCGCCACCTACTACGGGCACTCCGCCGTCCAGATCGATACCGGCGAGACGACGCTGCTCTTCGACCCGTTCATTACGGGCAACCCCCACACCGAAGGCGTTGTCGCCGCCGACGACCTCTCGCCGGACGCGCTGCTGCTCACGCACGCTCACTTCGACCACTACGGCGACACGGAGTCCATCCTGAAACGGACCGGCGCGACGCTCGTGTGCCAGTTCGAGATCATGGTCTACGTGCAGAAGCAGATCGGCCACAAAGCCGTACAGCCGATGAACACCGGCGGCACGGCCAGCCTGGGCTGGGGCCGCGTCACGAACACGTACGCGCGGCACTCCTCTTCTTTTGAGGACGGCACCTACGGAGGCCTCGCGGGCGGCTTCGTCGTCGAAACCGGCGACAAGACGATCTACCACGCGGGCGATACCGCCATCTTCTCGGAGATGGCCGAGATCGGCGAGCGCTTCGACATCGACCTTGCGTTCCTGCCCGTGGGCGACGTGCTCACGATGGGCGTGGACGACGCCGTCAAGGCCGCGCAGATGCTCAAGCCCAAGATGACGGTCCCGCTCCACTGGGGCACGCTCCCGTTCCTCACCGGCGACCCCGATGACTTCGTGCGCAAGATGATGAGCGCCGGCCTGGAGGCCCGCAAGTTGTCGCCCGGCGAGACGCTGGAGTTCTAG
- the tsaE gene encoding tRNA (adenosine(37)-N6)-threonylcarbamoyltransferase complex ATPase subunit type 1 TsaE, whose translation MTHSHSARMDTLDSLFPTTTACEADTLDLGERLAVLLQPGDVVALTGDLGAGKTHLAKGIARGLGVAPDEVTSPTFTLVQEYATDPPLRHLDLYRIERDDELDGIGLDEMLADPEAITLIEWPERAAGRLPPEAIRVHLSHEGGDQRRIGRLP comes from the coding sequence GTGACGCACTCTCACTCGGCCCGCATGGACACGCTCGATTCGCTTTTTCCCACGACGACTGCCTGCGAGGCGGACACGCTCGACCTGGGCGAGCGTCTCGCAGTGCTTCTCCAGCCGGGGGATGTCGTTGCCCTGACGGGAGACCTCGGCGCGGGGAAGACGCACCTCGCCAAGGGCATCGCCAGAGGCTTGGGCGTGGCCCCGGACGAGGTCACCTCGCCCACGTTTACGCTCGTGCAGGAGTACGCGACGGATCCGCCGCTGCGCCACCTCGACCTGTACCGCATCGAGCGCGACGACGAGCTAGACGGCATCGGCCTGGACGAGATGCTCGCCGACCCCGAGGCCATCACGCTAATCGAGTGGCCCGAGCGCGCGGCCGGTCGCCTGCCGCCAGAGGCCATCCGCGTACACTTGAGCCACGAGGGGGGAGACCAGCGCCGCATCGGGCGCCTTCCGTGA
- a CDS encoding bifunctional folylpolyglutamate synthase/dihydrofolate synthase → MSAEAFLLGLPRFAASGASAYAPGLGRIRALLAAMGDPHRGLRVVHVAGTNGKGSTSSFAAALLASGGLRVGLHTSPHLLHLRERMRVNGVPASGAWLDAAVESYKSEMREIGPSFFEATVALSLLYFAEQRVDVAVVEVGLGGRLDATNVIEPLAALVTHIGLDHTDLLGDTPEAIAREKAGIAKPGAPFLHALPAGPTRDALEAEARRRGATPEAVRDACRVSASGADYAFTTPEASYSPVGLGLSGAHQAWNAALALRAAEIALGGPAPLSGLRDVVALTGLRGRAEVWSEDPRVVLDVAHNPDGWRAALDAVPGAPGAHLWVLAGVMADKDVEGLGDLLAARGARVLALGLEGERALGAEPLAERLRACGAEVETAASVEDALDRFRREGSGADRLLVTGSHVTVSDVLKTERTSATPGG, encoded by the coding sequence GTGAGCGCGGAGGCCTTCTTGCTCGGTCTCCCGAGGTTCGCGGCCTCTGGCGCGAGCGCGTATGCGCCCGGACTGGGCCGCATCCGCGCCCTCCTGGCGGCGATGGGCGATCCACACCGCGGGCTCCGCGTCGTCCACGTCGCGGGGACGAACGGGAAGGGCAGCACGTCGTCCTTTGCGGCGGCGCTCCTGGCATCGGGCGGCCTGCGCGTGGGTCTGCACACCTCGCCTCACCTGTTGCACCTGCGCGAGCGGATGCGCGTGAATGGCGTGCCCGCCTCTGGCGCCTGGCTGGACGCCGCGGTGGAGAGCTACAAGAGCGAGATGCGCGAGATCGGCCCGAGCTTTTTCGAGGCGACCGTCGCGCTCAGCCTGCTCTACTTCGCAGAGCAGCGCGTCGATGTCGCCGTCGTCGAAGTCGGCCTCGGGGGACGGCTGGACGCTACGAACGTCATCGAGCCTCTGGCGGCGCTGGTCACGCACATCGGGCTGGACCACACGGACCTTCTGGGCGACACGCCAGAGGCCATCGCGCGCGAAAAAGCCGGCATCGCCAAGCCCGGCGCGCCGTTCCTCCACGCGCTCCCGGCGGGACCCACGCGCGACGCCCTCGAAGCCGAGGCTCGCCGTCGAGGCGCCACGCCAGAGGCGGTCCGGGACGCCTGCCGCGTCAGCGCCTCTGGCGCCGACTACGCGTTTACCACGCCAGAGGCGAGCTACAGCCCCGTTGGCCTCGGGCTTTCGGGCGCGCATCAGGCGTGGAACGCCGCCCTCGCGCTCCGCGCCGCCGAGATCGCACTGGGTGGCCCCGCGCCTCTCTCGGGCTTGCGCGACGTGGTGGCTCTAACCGGCCTCCGGGGCCGCGCCGAAGTCTGGAGCGAGGACCCACGCGTCGTGCTCGACGTGGCGCACAACCCGGACGGATGGCGCGCTGCGCTCGACGCCGTTCCCGGTGCTCCGGGCGCGCACCTGTGGGTGCTTGCTGGCGTCATGGCGGATAAGGACGTAGAAGGCCTGGGCGATCTCCTCGCCGCCAGAGGCGCACGCGTTCTGGCCCTTGGCCTTGAGGGCGAGCGCGCGCTCGGCGCCGAGCCTCTGGCGGAGCGGCTCCGCGCCTGCGGCGCCGAGGTCGAAACCGCTGCCTCCGTAGAAGACGCACTGGACCGATTCAGGCGCGAGGGCTCTGGCGCCGATCGGCTCCTCGTAACCGGTTCCCACGTCACCGTTTCCGACGTGTTGAAAACAGAGCGAACCTCTGCAACCCCGGGAGGTTAG
- the rho gene encoding transcription termination factor Rho, which yields MTIAALQQKRSSELEEIARQMDIRDAGGLSRQDLIYRILEAHADADSDDDEPAQSGDRPPRSREAVDLTSSRLSRESLREQAAEREAERPRRRRATRQRLPISPDWPAYMQGYDPQRITLEGLARKVGVLEILPDGYGFLRSAEYSYLPSPDDIYVSPSQIKRFSLRIGDTLDGQIRPPKEGERFFALLRVNTINGKSPEAFSERTGYDYLTPAYPDSQLRMETSGDETTMRVVDLFAPIGKGQRGLIVAQPKSGKTVLLQKMAQAIEANHPDAYLIVLLIDERPEEVTDFQRSIRGEVIASTFDEDPERQVHIADLVLEKAKRLVEAGQDVIVLVDSITRLARAHNAIASEGDNASRSLPGGLDPSALRGPKRLFGAARAVEEGGSLTVIGTALVDTGSRLDDLIFEEFKGTGNMELTLTRDLADRRIYPAIDLLRSGTRREEMLIAPERLQRIWRLRQKLADLDPTEAMTALLSEMRGTDSNDAFLADIPA from the coding sequence ATGACTATCGCCGCTCTCCAGCAGAAGCGCTCCTCCGAGCTCGAGGAAATCGCCCGCCAGATGGACATCCGAGACGCCGGGGGGCTGAGTCGGCAGGATCTGATCTATCGCATCCTGGAGGCACACGCGGACGCCGACTCCGATGACGACGAGCCGGCCCAGAGTGGAGACAGACCTCCCCGTTCCCGCGAGGCCGTCGACCTCACCTCCTCGCGGCTTTCCCGCGAGTCGCTTCGGGAGCAGGCCGCCGAGCGGGAGGCCGAGCGCCCGCGCCGCCGCCGCGCCACCCGCCAGAGGCTCCCGATCTCTCCCGACTGGCCGGCGTACATGCAGGGCTACGACCCGCAGCGGATCACCCTGGAAGGGCTCGCGCGGAAGGTCGGCGTTTTGGAAATCTTGCCCGACGGCTACGGCTTCCTCCGCTCGGCGGAGTACAGCTACCTGCCGTCGCCGGACGACATCTACGTCAGCCCGAGTCAGATCAAGCGCTTCTCGCTGCGCATCGGCGACACGCTGGACGGGCAGATCCGGCCGCCTAAGGAGGGCGAGCGCTTTTTCGCGCTGCTCCGCGTCAACACCATCAACGGCAAGTCGCCAGAGGCGTTTTCCGAGCGCACGGGCTACGACTACCTCACGCCGGCCTACCCGGACAGCCAGCTCCGCATGGAGACCTCTGGCGACGAGACCACGATGCGGGTCGTGGACCTGTTCGCGCCCATCGGGAAAGGTCAGCGGGGGCTGATTGTGGCGCAGCCAAAGTCAGGCAAGACCGTCCTGCTCCAGAAAATGGCGCAGGCCATCGAGGCAAACCATCCGGACGCGTACCTCATCGTTCTGCTGATCGACGAGCGGCCGGAGGAGGTGACGGACTTCCAGCGCTCCATCCGCGGCGAAGTCATCGCGAGCACGTTTGACGAGGACCCGGAGCGGCAGGTCCACATCGCGGACTTGGTACTGGAAAAGGCGAAGCGCTTGGTGGAGGCAGGCCAGGACGTGATCGTGCTGGTGGATTCCATTACTCGCCTTGCCCGCGCCCACAACGCCATCGCCTCCGAGGGGGACAACGCCAGCCGCTCGCTGCCGGGCGGGCTGGACCCGAGCGCGCTCCGCGGTCCCAAGCGGCTGTTCGGCGCCGCGCGCGCCGTCGAAGAGGGCGGGTCGCTGACGGTGATCGGGACGGCGCTCGTGGACACGGGGAGCCGCCTGGACGATCTCATCTTCGAGGAGTTCAAGGGCACCGGCAACATGGAGCTCACGCTTACGCGTGACCTCGCGGACCGCCGCATCTATCCGGCCATCGACCTTCTCCGCTCCGGCACGCGCCGCGAAGAGATGCTGATCGCGCCCGAGCGGCTCCAGCGCATCTGGCGCCTCCGCCAGAAGCTCGCGGACCTGGACCCGACGGAGGCGATGACGGCCCTCCTCTCCGAGATGCGCGGGACCGACAGCAACGACGCTTTTCTCGCGGACATCCCCGCTTAA
- a CDS encoding HAD-IA family hydrolase, which translates to MDAVLLDMDGVLVDVSGSYRRAIAETYEHFAGTPLAAGATQAKKDQGGFNNDWVLTHSLLTDAGIGTPYPEVVDEFERRYRGDDYSGLIREETPAITTETLERLASGAKLALVTGRVEADAHWTLQHFGWAHLIPLVIGMETQGDRGKPDPFAVTLALERLGVAPEAAVMAGDTVDDIRAARAAGVRAIGVVPPGHETRAHSSVLLSAGAEVAVSRADDLPLVISVMDGDHE; encoded by the coding sequence ATGGACGCAGTATTACTGGACATGGACGGCGTTCTCGTGGACGTGAGCGGTTCGTACCGCCGCGCCATCGCGGAGACGTACGAGCACTTTGCCGGGACGCCTCTGGCGGCCGGCGCCACGCAGGCGAAAAAGGATCAGGGCGGCTTCAACAACGACTGGGTGCTCACGCACTCGCTCCTCACCGACGCCGGGATCGGCACGCCGTACCCGGAGGTCGTGGACGAGTTCGAGCGGCGCTACCGCGGCGACGACTACAGCGGCTTGATCCGCGAGGAGACGCCCGCGATCACCACAGAAACGCTGGAGCGGCTGGCCTCTGGCGCCAAGCTCGCGCTCGTGACCGGGCGCGTGGAGGCGGACGCGCACTGGACGCTCCAGCACTTTGGGTGGGCGCACCTGATCCCGCTCGTGATCGGGATGGAAACACAGGGCGACCGCGGCAAGCCGGACCCGTTCGCGGTGACGCTCGCCCTGGAACGGCTGGGCGTCGCGCCAGAGGCCGCCGTCATGGCAGGCGATACGGTGGACGACATCCGCGCCGCCCGAGCCGCTGGCGTGCGCGCGATCGGTGTGGTTCCGCCGGGGCACGAGACGCGCGCGCACTCCTCGGTCTTGCTCAGCGCGGGGGCTGAGGTCGCGGTCTCGCGCGCGGACGACCTCCCGCTGGTGATCTCCGTGATGGACGGAGACCACGAGTAG
- a CDS encoding MFS transporter produces the protein MPVAPNDSDDPSSPSASGASAPSGDSARGLSGLGLGSASRAAATLGALWLLVFTAASQTIIITPILPVIGEALRVSDALLGWLIPAYSWALAAAALVMGPVSDRIGRRRVLLIGSGALAGALLLHGLVGSFVGLMGARVLAGACGGMLSGAAVSYVGDAVPYSRRGWATGVVMSGVPVGLVFGVPIGRVLAAGLGFRVPFIIFAALMALTCVLVLAVVPQPKVKLDESRLDLPAFLAGYASLLRSGDNRAAAVTYFLMYLGLGLLIAYLPIWISATQPLGVTLFGEPLAVFGLPIDFIATLFSVGGLASVLIGPWAGGLSDRTGRKPMILVSCIGLGLVTLGLTYVVGEARWALYPIYIAIMGFFALRASPLQALLTALVPGRQRGTLMSLVIAVGQIGTGVGGIMAGALYGAWGFRSVTFASAATVVVLAWVVWRYLPEPTGQAECVEPLAA, from the coding sequence ATGCCTGTTGCACCAAACGATTCCGACGACCCCTCTTCTCCCTCCGCCTCTGGCGCGTCCGCTCCGAGCGGCGACTCCGCCAGAGGCCTCTCGGGCCTGGGACTGGGATCGGCATCGCGGGCGGCTGCTACGCTGGGCGCGCTGTGGCTGCTGGTGTTCACGGCGGCCAGCCAGACCATCATCATCACGCCCATCCTGCCGGTGATCGGCGAGGCGCTGCGCGTATCGGATGCGCTCCTGGGGTGGCTGATCCCCGCCTATTCGTGGGCGCTCGCGGCGGCGGCACTCGTGATGGGCCCCGTCTCGGACCGGATCGGACGGCGGCGCGTGCTCCTCATCGGATCGGGCGCGCTGGCGGGCGCGCTGCTGCTGCACGGGTTGGTCGGCTCGTTCGTGGGGTTGATGGGCGCGCGGGTGCTTGCAGGCGCCTGCGGCGGGATGCTCTCGGGCGCGGCGGTGAGCTACGTGGGCGACGCGGTCCCGTACTCGCGACGCGGCTGGGCCACAGGCGTCGTCATGAGCGGCGTCCCGGTCGGGCTCGTTTTCGGCGTGCCGATCGGACGGGTCTTGGCGGCCGGGTTGGGCTTCCGTGTCCCGTTCATCATCTTCGCGGCGCTGATGGCGCTCACGTGCGTGCTCGTCCTCGCTGTGGTCCCGCAGCCGAAGGTGAAGCTGGACGAGAGCCGCCTGGACCTCCCGGCCTTTCTCGCGGGCTATGCCAGCCTCTTGCGCTCCGGCGACAACCGGGCGGCAGCGGTCACGTACTTCCTGATGTACCTCGGGCTGGGTCTCCTGATCGCCTACCTCCCGATCTGGATCTCCGCGACGCAGCCGCTCGGCGTCACGCTGTTCGGCGAGCCTCTGGCGGTGTTCGGACTGCCCATCGACTTTATCGCGACGCTGTTTTCGGTCGGCGGCCTCGCGAGCGTTTTGATCGGCCCGTGGGCGGGCGGCCTCTCGGATCGGACGGGGCGCAAACCGATGATCCTCGTCTCGTGCATCGGCCTGGGCCTCGTCACGCTCGGGCTCACCTACGTGGTCGGCGAGGCGCGGTGGGCGCTGTACCCGATCTACATCGCCATCATGGGGTTTTTCGCGCTCCGCGCCAGCCCGCTCCAGGCGCTCCTCACGGCGCTAGTGCCCGGGCGCCAGAGGGGAACGCTGATGTCGCTCGTGATCGCCGTCGGGCAGATCGGGACCGGCGTGGGCGGCATCATGGCCGGCGCGCTGTACGGCGCGTGGGGCTTCCGGTCCGTCACGTTCGCCTCCGCCGCGACGGTCGTCGTCCTGGCGTGGGTCGTCTGGCGGTATCTCCCCGAGCCGACGGGACAGGCCGAGTGCGTCGAGCCTCTGGCGGCCTGA